Within the Miscanthus floridulus cultivar M001 chromosome 2, ASM1932011v1, whole genome shotgun sequence genome, the region GGCTAAATATCAGTGGCACAGGCAATGAAAGCCTTCGCAGCTTCGCAAAAAAGCAAGGAGAGAAAAATAgcggctacaaagactagaaataccttcgccctcttttcctccgccagtttccgggcagcaggtctcccaaatggagcccaaaagtacccaatgaaatttctcaaggtttttcgtaaaccaagagaagtctcaccaagctcctccgGACCCGGCAGCGCTCCAtccggaatactttcggtatgcgtacacccgccgcgcaccaaaagcttggcgtaattcgCTACTCCCGCCAGCACCCCATAGTCCGTGTAGCCATTGATTAGACtggggagcttcgcaaggtgacgctttagctaggaggcgagggcgtagacgctgtcttcctccggaggagcggaggttttGCCTCCAAACTCGGCGACGATGGCCCGGTAATGGCCAACGGTTGaagcaaggacccccttgaccgagtccaaatgcctcatcgtcaaagacagctgctcccccaccgTAGCTgtggattccttctcagaggccagctctcgctggagaccctcggccaactcGTTCGCCCTATGGGCCTGCTCAGCAGACAAAACTTCTGCATCtcgggccttggcgagatcggccctcaaagcctccttttcttgttccttctccgctagagaaaggcggagagctgcaagggagttggccaaaccccctttttcaccttccaggcgctcgttctccgccttgagcgcttcaatcgcagtatctcggtcggagacctcacgagtgcagcgctcttccataacaacagccgtgtgatacccctgtgatcagaaagaagaagaccaagacGATCAgcaataaaaacaaaaacaagtctaaaggcgaacatacaccaaaaaaggTAAACCACCAAAgacgcaccaagctctggtgttctagatgaacacggagaagttggaagaaatccatgtccctcagacgctgtttgaagcgatctgattaaagaagaacaaacaaacacaaaaccataaggtgagaaaagcaaatctcacaataaatacaacaactgccagagaccacctccgacgtctccaagaaccccaagatagcactcttcccaacctaagatagaagtgtcggaggagcctgcatagcaaaaaaaaacaaaaacaacaacaacttaggtcagagggccgatcagaaataggcaataacaataggccaaaagacgagtaagataaaaacactctatactcactcggacccggcgccaTCGGCCCCGGCTGCCCCGGACTAAACCTGACGCTGGCAGCGGCCgctcgctcctccggggtgaggagtccagccatgacatcacctacaaagcaacaactacacagtattagcacttgatagaatacataaacaaataaaccgagcgaagacagtaaacacaaaaatgtgcgcCAAACAAACTCACTCATAAAAAGCCAAGGCTGGGCCGCCTGCCGAGCCCCCTGGGCAGAAGTCTCCGCCCCATCATgtggcgaaggcccaaagggccggcTCTCCTCAGCTACAGGAGAGCCGTGAACCCCGCCGCTCGTGACCCGCACGTCCACTGACGGGACGGAGGAGCTCTGAATGTCTTCACTACCGACAGAGGCAACGCCCGCACTATCGGCCGAGGACACGGCCGGTGTGATCACCAAAGCACcggtcttcttcttctctttcacaGGCGCCTGAGCAAcagcggcgcccttcctcttctagGACTTGGCCTCCACCGTAACATTCTTCGCGGacgccttcttcttcttgtcaatcgaagccaggacctcagcgggaacctcgcgctcccggtagatGATCCCGAGCTCCTCAAAAACTTGATTGAGCcgtggcatggtgcctgccacggctcTCCGAGATGTGTACTCACACTCAGAAATTTTGCCAACCAACCCGACGGTGGCCTCCTCAACGTCGGCAACGAAGCTGTCCTctgtcaccccctcccccaaagaccgGCCAAAGCAGGGGAAAGGAATCCCGACCTCCGGCCTAAAAATGGGAACCTTCACCTTTCCCAGCCGAAAGGCTGGGTTGTCTCTGCccaggggccagtagttggaggccataatctcctccactagGTCGCGGCCCCTGGAGTAGCAGCATGCTGCCGCAAAAGCCCGGTCGCAAGCCTTCCTCGCCGGAGACATCTCCTCCGGCAGATCCACGCGCGTATGCGGTGCCATCACCTCcattcttgaagtcaatggatactccacgacctccacaccatcctcggtagtgccacggaccccgtaggtcttcacgtagaaccactgctcaagccagccgcggtcccaTTTGCCATTCTAgcaaaaagaaatctccaggcggtctatgccttggttcctctttgacatgaaggtgcaactaccatactggtagatcacctccacctccttgcccacacgcatctccttcttctttggcTGCTTTTGTAGCTCGTAGTAagcgcagaaggtgtccacatctggctcggtgccataagaaacacacgcccagcagaatttgctgagcgtgaggaaggcagtaggagtcagatgatggagctggacattgaaggtctccgaCACCCGACAGAGGAAGGGGATGTTAGGAAGTcagaggccgcaggtgaagaagtcccaaaacaccaccgcatatccctcctccaGCTCCGGAACGGTCTGGCcaggcggagggatttttaccctcgaagaaggaaaatacaattccttcaacatctccgcgaccgcctcttcagtaatggaggaggggctaaaatcccatgactttatcgccatgtctctaGAATCCGCAGCGATCAAGTCTCCGACAGACgtggagacactccccaaatcctcctccactagcttttcaaattccaacgcggaggcagaggcaagcatgcactcctcaaagtgtGCACTCCAGCCGGtggccctaacgccgagaaggtggcgatagggtctGAAGAAGGCAGGCCGGCGAGTATGGGCGGAGgcggaaaagaaagccaccgcgGCGGCAGCCTAGGCGGAAGACGCAAGCGGAAAGACAGAACGCACGAAGGCAGCTcaggcgaaagcgaagagagcagagagcgatttctcagacgcaaggaaagcgaatgagcattgcggggggggggggggaccccgccaccaacctcgcccttatataggccgcgGGCAGGCGGTTCATCTCCCGCCGTACAACGGTCTTCTCTGGAGAATTCGCCTGCCGCCCAACGGTCATCTCTGGAGAAGTTGCAAGGTATACAACGGAAAGCAATACGGCGTAAACGGCCACAGCGTAGGACAACGGCTAGTTTTGCAGCCTAACGGCTACTATGACAAGACCAGCGGCCACgctagagcgggccaggggggaacctGCGGGGATCGATCGGAGATGTGACTACGCACAGTCTCCGCCCCCGTGGACGTCCTTGCttagggcgttttgagctcacgacacgctcgggcggaccgtggtctcaaaaggggggaactgttgtaacacggcctctgagagtggcggagacctatGCGGCCAGCAGTTTGCAAAGACATCTCCAaccaactacctaagcaaaggcccagctaccaCGCCTCCAGACCTAAAAAGATGAGGGTTTCTCAGACTGCTTGTAGGACACTGCCGGTGACCCTGGCGTAGCCTCCGCCTGGTTAGCTCGTAGGCGTCTCCGGGCGaagggggcggaggccgccccgctgcaaggctaatcaagtgccaacgttacctacgtgtgtgtgcaggtaaccagaggaaggcgttcgtggacggcgcgggcgtgccggttcggcctccgctcgtaggggcagagacccaagcaggaggacgGCAATACTGGGCATCGGGGGTCTGCGGCCTCGGCGTCCTAGGGGCGGAGACCAATGGCGGAGGCCTAAAGGCCCTTCGCTGAATCCTGAGGCCCGATGGGGCGGAGACCGACGACAGAGGtccaaaggcccatcgccgaatcctgaggccagatggggcggagaccgacggcggaggtccaaaggcccatcgccgaatgctgaggcctgatgggtcggctgatcgcgcaggcccagtacccgagggcggcatgacaagattacccccgagaggaaagacgagtagtggaatattccgagaatgtactgtagcagttgaagggtaTTATTAtaaactctgtaaaagtggtagttgagccctataaatagggaacacttgtaacagtatgGGGGGTTgaaaaatgaattaatgaaaccctagttttacgtgccatttccctacacgcccACTTGTTGTGCCTGTTTCCGgagcctccgcctgagggcagcgcttggcgggcggaggcctctacctcctccacactatctgagaccgcaagtctcaacaCATTCCTTCTAGACGAACTGACGAAGGCAGGAGACGCGAGAAGGGGAAAACAAAAAGGCCCGTAGCTCGGGGGCCGACCGGACGTGCAGTGCAGGTAATTAAGAGCTGCCGAGGGCCGTGCTGGTGAACTTGGCTTCCACAGATCCACTCCAGCGGCCGCGTGCTTTTGGGTCTCGGACGGGTGGTGGCGCCGTGACGGCTCGGTCACGCGGCACATCATGGTTGTTCTCGTCGGATAATAAACAACACTATTGCACTATACAGCGGGGGCGCAAACACgaaattcaaaaaaaaacttaTAGGGCTCTAAAGGGAACACGTGGAGAAATTCGTTTTGGAAGTTTGCTTCAATGagttatataaaaaaaaacttgTGAGACTTGGTCAATGCAGTGAACCGTGCGATGTGTGTTATCCATGTGGGACGTGATTAGTACTGGATGGTGATATTCCAATGTTTTTTTTCTAGTATAGCAGTGACAAACAACATCAACTTATAGTGAGGACATGTTTGATACATATGGACAGTTACTGGTTTTGGCTAAAAAATAGTCTAGATTAGCTATTGTTGACTAGCCAGTTGGTTACCAACTATTTAAAGATTTTGACTAAAAAAATAGCCCATCTATTCAGCTCTACTGTTTGGTTACGCTAGAACTAATTTTTAGCTAGTTAGCAATTAGCTACTATATCAAACAGGTCCTAATTAATGTTATCCACAATTCCACACCTACCTTTTGGAAGGTTTCAAAGCTGATCAACCAGAGGTTTCAAAGTTGCGAGTAAAATCACGTTAGATCAACAGGCACGACTCTTCCTTCAAAACATCCGTCATGACCGAGACCAATTATCCTACATCTCTTCTAGTTGTAGTACTCTGCTTCAGCAGCAAAAACTGGTGGATAGTCCGCCAATTGGAGCcacgaaccggcagtgatatggtGTGCTATCATTGTCAATTGAAGACATTGAACCGATAATGGTATACCTATCACTGTCGTCTCTACCATAATCGGTAGTGATGGTCTTGTAGTGATTGCGTGTTCTAGTGTGGTGGAAGTGTATATGGACATTTcttaaatattttttatataaacatTTAGGCAGTCTGAAGCCACTTTTATGATTACGAATACCATAATCTTCAGCAAATGCAAAAGCCGCGTCAACATTCATTTTGTGCAAACCACTCTCAAGATCAGGAGAAATCCATGTATGAGCCTTTTCCTTTGTCTTCCTCTTCCACATCTTCTCTCCTGAATCTCATTTGAAGAACTCTGGTCTGTGGACCTCTATAGCTCAGGTTTGGGCTTGGTATGGTGAGAAAGGCCGTACTTCATTCATTCCTCAGAGGAGAATTGCTCTTCTCAATTTAGGCCAACCATTTCCCCAGCCCAGCTTGCCACTGCCCCTGTATCCCATGAGCATTCTGGGCTTCGCCCGATTACCGAGTTGACCGCCCGTGGATCCATTTCCGTTCGGAACGGAACTGGCCTAACAAAGGCCAATCAACAACGGCCCAACCGTGCGTCATCTTCCCGCCCGCCCACGCTGCGGCGCGCGCCCAAAAATTCCCCGAAGTCCCGCTCGCGGCTCGCCATTCCCTGATCCCCTCTCAAGTCCCACCCGGTCCCCGCCTCTTGCCGCCTAGGGTTCCGACGGCAtcctcgccgacgccgacgccgaccacCGCCGACACCCTCCGCGATGTCGCAGCCCGTCACCCCGCGCCGCGCCACCCGCTCCTCCACGGCCGATCCCGTCTCCCCGAACTCCCCGTCCGGATCCAGGCCCAAATCGACGCCCAGGCGCCAACCCGTCCCCACCGCCGCCGCgaaggaggaggaaggggagcaTGAGCGGAGCACCGTCGACGCGCTCCTTGAGGCGTTGCCCGGCCGCCGCACGCAGGCGACGGACCTCCTCCGGCTCCTGGCGCCCGCGCCGGCGCTCCCGCTTCTCCTCCACGGGGGCGCCGCCACGGGGAAGACGCGCGCGCTCCTCCTCGCTCTCCGCCACGTGCGCCCTCGCCCGCGGCGCGTCGCCTACGCCGCCCTGCGCTCCCTCCCGTCCCCTCGCGCCCTATTCGCCTCCCTCCTCACCCAGCTCAGCCCGccttcgtcgtcgtcctcctcctctcgCCTGCGCATCCCGGACAAGCCCTCGGACTTCGTCGCCGCGCTCCGCGACGCGCTTGCTGGCCTCTCCGCGCAGGGCGAGGCCGTGTATCTGGTGTTCGATAATTTGGAGGTTGTTAGGAGCTGGGACAAGGGCGGTCAACTTCtggcgctcctcctccgcctctacGATCTCCTCCGATTGCCGCAGGTCGTGCTCGTCTACGTGAGCAGTGCTACACCTGATGCGTACTACTCCATGACTGGCTCTGTCGAGCCGAATCACATTTACTTCCCTGATTACACAGTGGACGAGGTCCGAGACATCCTGATGCGAGGCCATCCCAATCCGAAGCTGTACTCATCGTTCCTTAGGTAAGGCATTCATCAGTGATTCTGGCTTTTGTGCTAATTTGATCCTGGGAATGGGTCGAATCAAATACCAACCAGTATATTTGACATGGGTATGCTAGTGCCTTGGGAGTATCGTTGGAGCGTGATTACTCAATCGTGCTATTTCTTCTTTTTCATTCCTCTTGTTGTTTGGCAGTGTGGCGCTGAAGCCATTGTTCCGAGTAACAAGGAGGGTAGATGAACTGGTGGCTGCACTGGAGCCACTTTTCAGGAGGTACTGCGAGCCATTGGGGGATTTGAAGGCAGTTCCGGATGAGAGCATCAAAAGGAGGTTGTTTGAACATATACAGCCACATTTGGCTGTTGCCTTGAACGAGACATTCAGTGTTCCCACGAGGACTTCTGTGGATGAATGCAAGGATCTTAGTTCTGGTGGGAAGGCTAGTAGTAAAAGACGGTTTGGCAGTAGGGATGGTTTGCTGACTGAATTGGAGTTCCACATGTCTCTGTCTGCGAAATACTTACTATTGTCAGCTTTCCTGGCTTCAAGGAACCCGGCTACTCTTGATGCAGCTTTGTTCGATTCAACTGGAGGGTCAGATAACCATAGGCGAAAGAGAAAGTATGCCACCTAATGCCATCTCTTGACTTGCCAACAGTCTAATCATCTTATTAGATGCTTACATCATTGTTCTTTGATGTAGGAGCTCTCAGGCGTCGATGAATATGAAGGACACCATGGCTGAAGAGATGCTTTTGAAAGGCCCTGGCACATTTCCTCTTGAGCGGCTCTTGGCTATATTTCAGTGCATCACGTCAGTGTCAGAAGATTATCTCGGTGATGTTGAATGTCCTGATAGTATGATGAATGGAAGTGGAATGACTGGTTTGATGTCAGATGTTCTTTTGCAACTTTCAACACTTTGCAATTCTAATTTCCTCTCCAAAAGCCGGAGCTGCCCGCTAGAAGGCTCAGCTAGATATCGATCTAACATTGATGAAGATTTAGCACTCAAGGTGAGCACCTTGTAACATTCATCTGTAAGACACTGGCTGTATCATGATCATTTTGTGATTTCTTTATCTATTATTTACAGGTTGCCAGGAGTGTTAGTTTCCCCCTCTCGAAGTATATATACAGAAGATAGCCTTTGCAGCCTTAGCCTAGGCTGTAACAACTGTTGTTGTTGGCTTTAGACTATATTGGTATCTGATCTGTCTAGTTCCCATGATTGTAGGGCatcaagggataaaacaattgcTATATGCTCCAATCTCCATCTTCTTAGTTTTCTTGACTTCTTTCATCTTGTTTCTCAGTCAGATAATTAGTAGTATCCAACCCTGGATCTAGTGGTAACTTAACATTCTGAGCTTTATTGAAATGTCTCGGAAGTAGCATGTTGTCAACAGCTCGTGCTTCAGAAAGAAAAGAACCATTAGCATCTGAATCAAGCAATGTTTAGTTAGATTACTAGATGTTCTTTTCTTCATGTAATGCCATCAGATCAACCTCTATTTTTGTGTGGCATAGTGGTACCATAATTCTGGAGGTGTTTGCTTCCCCGCCACAGCCTGCTAGCCTCAAGTGCGGCTCGCCACCAGCAGAAGGCTGCTGCTTGGTTCAGCGTTTGGACGTGGCAGCCACAGTCTTTCCCAGTTGAAAAATACGCCACAGCTGCGGCGCCGATTTCAACCACCACAGCTTAGGTGCCGCCACACTCGCCACCAAATGTGTGGCTGTGAACCAAACGTGCCCTCTATCTGAAAAAGATCAGCGCCACTTTGTCCAAGTCCAATGTTGTCGTATTGATCTGTATTAAGTAATTACTCCATTCACGTTCATCATCTGCCTGATCTCACCACTTGAACTTTCAGTGGTATTGGTTAACATAGCGTTGTGGCGTTGAGGTGTTGCCTTAGGCAAATGATTAAACCTTATGAATGCATTTTATTCTTTGGGACTAGAATGCCTTTGTCTATGCTTTATAGGAAAATTCATATCATTATAGAAACTGGAAGTCATATGTCACACTCTTACACCAGTCTTCAATTCTTCATCAGTCAATTGAGCCACTTTTACTGcatcctcaacaacaacaataacaacaaagcttttaagtcccaaacaagttggggtaggctagagttgaaactcaGCAGAAgtcatcaaggttcaggcacgtgaatagctgtgtTCCAAGCaatcctatctaaggctaagtctttgggtatatttcatcctttcaagtctccttttattgcctctacccaagtcaacttcggtcttcctctgcctctcttcacgttactatcctagcttaggattccactacgcaccggtgcctttggaggtcttcattggacatgtccaaaccatctcaaccgatattggacaagcttttcttcaattggtgctacccctaatctatcacgtatatcatcgtttcgaactcgatcccttcttgtatgaccgcaaatccaacgcaacatacgcatttccgcgacacttatctgttgaacatgtcatcttttcgtaggccaacattctgcaccatacaacatagcaggtctaatcgtcgtcctataaaacttgtcttttagcttctgtggtacccttttatcacataggacaccagatgctttgcgtcacttcatccaccctgctttaattctatggctaacatcttcatcaatatccctgtctctctgtagcattgatcctaaatatcaaaaggtatccttcctaggcactacttaccttccaaactaatatcttcctcctcccgagtagtagtgccgaagtcatatCTCGTATACTcaattttagttctactgagcctaaaacctttggactcccaagtctcccgccataactccagtttctgattcactcctgtccggctttcatcaactagcactacatcgtccacgaaaagcatacaccaagagatgtcctcttgtatgtcccttgtgacctcatccatcactaaggcaaacagataagggctcaaagctgacccttgatgtagtcatatcctaatcgggaagtcatccgtgtctccatcacttgttcgaacactagtcacaacattgttgtatatgtccttaatgagcccgacgtacttcgttgggactttatgtttatctaaagcccaccacataacattccttagtattttatcataagccttctccaagtcaataaaaaccaggTGTAGGTCCTTTTTCTCCCTATACTGcttcataacttgtcttattaagaaaatggcttccatggttgaccttccgggcatgaaaccaaattggttcatagagacctgtgttattgctctcaagcgatgctcgataactctctcccatagctttatagtatggctcatcaacttaattccccggtaattagtacaactttgaatatcccctttattcttgtagatcggtaccaatatacttctccactcgtcaggcatcttgttcgatcgaaaatatggttgaacagcttggttagccatactatagctatgtttccgaggcatctccacacatcgattgggataccatccggtcccatcgtcttaccttctttcatccttttcaacgcctctctgacctcagattcttggattctccgcacaaagcgcctattggtgttatcaaaagagtcatccaactgaaaggttgtgtccgtattctcaccattgaacaatttgtcaaaatactcttgccatcgatgtcgggtcTCATTCTCCTTCAccatgctccctttcatccttaatgcacttaacttggttgaagtcccttgtctttctctcacgaactctagccatcctataaatatccttctctccttccttcgtagtcaaatgttggtaaagattctCGTACACTCTactctttgccacacttacagctcgctttgtagtcttctttgccaccttgtacttctctatgttgtccacactcctgtcatggtacaagcgtctatagcattttttcttctccttaatagccctttggacttcctcgttccgccaccaagtatctttagtctcgcctccacttcctttggttactccacacacctctgaggccaccttccgaatgttggttgtcatcttctcccacatgttgtttatgtcctcttcttccttccaagagccctctttgataaccctttccctgaatacctctgacgtctcccctttcagtttccaccactttgttctttcaatcttagcttgtttatccctacaggcacgcacctgaaaacaaaagtctgccaccaaaaacttatgttgagaaacaacacacttccctggtatcaccttgcaagccaagcatgctcgtttgtcctttcttcctGCGAGGGCAAAgttaatctggctagagtgttgtccgctactgaaggtcactagatgagattctctgtttctaaagaaagtgttggctatcatcaggtcaaaagctaccacgaagtccagaacttcctccccctcctgattcctactaccatacccaaaacctccatgaactgccttgaaacctgcgcttgtagtacctacatgcccattaagatcttcacctataaaaagcttcccactactaggtacagctctaatcaggccatctaagtctttccaaaactgtctcttagcactctcgtcgaggcctacttaggggcatacgcactaattacgttcaagaccatatcaccaacgacaagcttgactaagataatcttatctccttgccttctcaatcccaccacaccattcttgaggctcttatcaatcaaaactcctactccatttctattcgcgattgTCCCTGTGTactaaagcttgaaacctgtattgtccacctccttcgacttctgacccttccatttagtctcttgaacgcataatatatttacgcgtctcctagtcgcggtatcaactaattctcttaacttacctgtaagcgaccctacattccaactacctaaacggatcctagttggttcgactagttttcttacccttcgcacccgtcgactcagatgtgaagacccttgctcatttttcactacacccgggcgccgatgtagcgcgtcactaaggaagcgacgacccaatccttgctc harbors:
- the LOC136537997 gene encoding origin of replication complex subunit 5-like encodes the protein MSQPVTPRRATRSSTADPVSPNSPSGSRPKSTPRRQPVPTAAAKEEEGEHERSTVDALLEALPGRRTQATDLLRLLAPAPALPLLLHGGAATGKTRALLLALRHVRPRPRRVAYAALRSLPSPRALFASLLTQLSPPSSSSSSSRLRIPDKPSDFVAALRDALAGLSAQGEAVYLVFDNLEVVRSWDKGGQLLALLLRLYDLLRLPQVVLVYVSSATPDAYYSMTGSVEPNHIYFPDYTVDEVRDILMRGHPNPKLYSSFLSVALKPLFRVTRRVDELVAALEPLFRRYCEPLGDLKAVPDESIKRRLFEHIQPHLAVALNETFSVPTRTSVDECKDLSSGGKASSKRRFGSRDGLLTELEFHMSLSAKYLLLSAFLASRNPATLDAALFDSTGGSDNHRRKRKSSQASMNMKDTMAEEMLLKGPGTFPLERLLAIFQCITSVSEDYLGDVECPDSMMNGSGMTGLMSDVLLQLSTLCNSNFLSKSRSCPLEGSARYRSNIDEDLALKVARSVSFPLSKYIYRR